One Citricoccus sp. K5 DNA window includes the following coding sequences:
- a CDS encoding non-ribosomal peptide synthetase, whose translation MPHRQTPPAGHARPNRSEALSLTEAQHGIWYAQQLDPENPTYQIGQYLDLTGPVDLHLLSLALTKTVRDIDALSMRFAADDAGPFATLDRPEPTADLLHVVDLQQEPDVEVAWQQARDRMEREMTTPRPIEQGDLFGAVLFRLSPDRSLLFQRVHHIQLDGYSAVLALHYLARVYTELRQRVPRALPVRALAGRIARTAARIPSPFPRHQDLLAAIEDYESSEQYVRDEEFWRQTLQRDSTVDGLEGTTTRPARDVVRVRIPLAGHQAVSLREQGRNASRTLIGAIGYYLSRITGHERVSVGLPVTARRGRIAKSTPSMLSTILPLPVEATPGMTVGALLTSTAEALRGTVAHQQFHPGRLPGAPGHVGPSVNLLPLVEDLRLGAATGSVHILSTGPVHDLSFVISGLTSDAAEAALLLEGDAELHTTSTLHAHGERFLTFLDRLLAAEQGTALSQLPVTLPQEAGVLLEDGLGPQHPDAAETVLASFARTVASRPEATAVVGADGALTFAELDSTSNRLAHHLLHRGIGRGDAVAVRMERGVQLPVLVLAVLKSGAAYLPLDPAYPVERVHGMIEDAGPLLLLTTGRQAAIDRSAGADWNVPCLTVDADTEPAWRRCTDDPLALVPAVGGVTDEDLAYIIFTSGSTGRPKGVGVPRAALRNLFLDHRSTLFEPTERRLGRPARVAHTSGLSFDASWDPLLWLLAGHPLHLVDEEVRRDPQRLADYLIDHRIDSIETTPSFVQTLLDAGLFDRDGHPTVVAVGGEEVGPEVWQRLASLDGVHAVNLYGPTETTVDSLVAQITPETQPHLGRPVRNSRHYILDAALRPVPERAVGELYLAGANMARGYVGQPGLSAARFVADPFAADGSRMYRTGDVVRLRHDGSVRFLGRLDDQVKIRGYRVEIGEIEGALQRQDGVAQAAVVVHGRDDTARLAGYVTLTDPDSPGLPDGVTVRERLRQALPDYMVPGTVMVLEHLPLTTNGKLDRLRLPDPLDASSSTGVLDEAQRPSTARQCRIAAAFAEVLGHDATGTGLGLDDDFFAVGGHSLLATRLAAVLTAELGMPVAVRDIFECPTVGALDRRLGERRDTASPLTLQPMERPERLPVSLTQRRLWFLNRMDPDSAAYNVPLVLQLTGDLDAHALRGALEDVVGRHEPLRTVFPLLDGEPVQQVLGAEAGAPPFTAVRIPAASLDAAVQAEAERPFDITTQTPLRAVLLQTEEQVHTLVVVMHHIATDGWSLAPFAQDLAAYYAARRNGRAAELPDLAVSYADFTLWQRELLGDGEAFPRQMHEYWQQALQDAPAEIELPRDRARGEEGAPSGMGEVHLPVDPARHAALRHLAAQHRSSLFMVLQSAVAVTLRQHGAGDDIVVGTPVAGRGDPALEPLVGFFVNTLVLRTDVANNPTLIQVLERVREANTRAYGHQDLPFDAVVDAVNPPRVAGRHPVFQVMLTLQNTPPAVLDLDGVNVTVPAQMTSAGVKTDLMIDVSTPEGEDGQLQVVLGYDRALFEPGTGQRILDALDRVLTALATSAQRHLSELDTVGPATRNRLEEWGQGPSVPAPSTLLETFERSAARHAQETAVQDDAGRMTFGELLEAVDQVAGGLVAHGVDPGDRVLVCLPRSAQALVSMLATLRVGAVAVPVDVSYPAARIAHITTSAAPRLVIGEDAPDADPPRVGPDTLRTAGARSRRPLPATPGLEDTAYLVHTSGTTGTPKGVQVPHRALANLLAHHRRTIIDAGQQLGAPDLPRMLHLTGLGFDAAWDPILWLVAGTTLVLPSEAERVDAQAVVEALATVDVVETTPSYAQQLLAIGLEDVLQEQDRTLLLALGGEPLPAALWDRVAASPVLHGWNLYGPSEFTVDAFMAPIESGRPHLGSPVANLTARVLDSTLAPVPPGVAGELYLSGPAEAHGYRGRPGETAARFVADPFAQDPGARMYRTGDLVRRSADGSLEFLRRNDSQVKIRGYRIEPAEVEAVLERLDGVTSAIVRVVAPGGSGTEQLAAWLVGSRDPDEARRAAALELPPYLVPTRAMTIPVVPLTAHGKIDEAALPDPLADLRDGTAGASSTAPVTEAERAVCSVMGEVLGVTEVSMDDDFFALGGHSLLAVTLVGRLQQEAGLHLPLRTVFEAPTPALMLAAAGGDGSEVRDVETSAGSDGSAGTVSLSQWVDAHPHDPAAPLPPTAGQARLWFLNQLESGTAEYNVVVRMRLEGALEPDALEAALRDVVGRHEVLRTVYPSVQGSPVQRVGPVPDRLFDDGPVDITAGFDLTHEPPLRAALIPEGEQSWRLELVIHHIATDGASLRPLVRDLATAYAARVSSGLALSRPLRVQMADVARRQVADGTGPEALARWVHRLDGAPQELDLPADGRRRDTGAQPAAQYRFEIPGELAGRLGRVASGRSASGFHAWLASLAAYLYRIGAGDDLVIGSPSAGRSDPDVLDMVGFFVNTLPLRLSLQEGRLSFAEAVDLARQVTLEALEDEQVPFEQIVEELSPERRLGRHPLFQTMLSVEEPTDLVPELPGVTATPLPSESTGHAKLDLSITLRPRGGDDPTVDAVLEYNSSLFSAAAVRGLMDRWLVFLEEVASAPHRSLAHTPMAGAATRLEPWASEEDAVPVLEHFAQTVRRQPHSTALVDSTEAVDYASLWTRVGALAAGLRARHVRRGDAVALCLPRSVDTVAALLAVWQAGAVAVPVDSTLPSARLADMMADAGTRLVLHGPDSGRAPEDPSTAQIAADAARQAGLAPDQVLGTDQLAQAPAPGTEAAANPSGPGSAPEAPAPGDPAYVIFTSGTTGRPKGVQVPHSALARLLASHRATVMPDAQDAEGAPGARARMAHTTGVGFDAALDPVLWAVAGHEVHVVPDQTRRDPEALVAYFRAHRISAWETTPSYVSAVRSATDLDGYLDDPDTPEVTLLLGGEPVDPELWAWLRRLRRTRSWNLYGPTEAGVDALVAEVAGDPAPELGSPTAAMRAYVLDGRLQPVPAGSTGELWLAGPQLAHGYRGRPGETAARFVPDPFAADGSRMYRTGDLVAARPASGAMTGPETGEDLPAPSTADASGGRLRVRMIGRADGQVKIRGHRVEPAEVESLLRSTGVAAQAVVRARQTDQGTVLVAWVVPAAHGERGVDGAGVVDGGAGGESEDLFRSAVVAALQNRVPAYMVPAAVAVVSEIPLTANGKVDERALPEAQSRSGSGRAPEGRSEQAVAAAFTQVLGVPDVSADDSFFDLGGHSFVAQPTIAALNAALGTTLPVRALFQAPTVAGLAALATSGADSVAASLRPVLPLRPDGRGEPLFAVHPGNGLAWSYSALADRLDTDRPIMGLQMGGISPEAPAEGEPETLAELVDRYVRVIRGIQPDGPYHLVGWSLGGRLAHAIAAALQSAGQRVGLLAVLDAYPAGHSMAGVEDSQALWHAFLAANGVATDPADRLTAASVRDRLQQAGSPLGEVPEDSIDRIVRRFRSIGSLLDATPVPMFEGDLVLFEATRDVPADRPAPESWRCHVSGRVQHHRLAASHDGLLSTAESLRTLTEILQLELP comes from the coding sequence ATGCCCCACCGCCAGACACCGCCCGCCGGACACGCTCGACCGAACAGGTCCGAGGCGCTATCCCTCACCGAGGCCCAGCACGGCATCTGGTACGCGCAGCAGTTGGATCCCGAGAACCCGACCTACCAGATCGGGCAGTACCTCGATCTCACCGGCCCCGTGGATCTCCACCTCCTGTCCCTGGCCCTGACCAAGACGGTGCGGGACATCGATGCGTTGTCGATGCGCTTCGCCGCGGACGACGCCGGCCCCTTCGCCACGCTCGACCGCCCCGAACCGACGGCAGACCTCCTCCACGTCGTGGACCTCCAGCAGGAGCCCGACGTGGAGGTGGCGTGGCAGCAGGCGCGGGACCGGATGGAGCGGGAGATGACCACCCCTCGTCCGATCGAGCAGGGCGATCTGTTCGGCGCCGTGCTGTTCCGGTTGTCTCCGGACCGTTCCCTGCTCTTCCAGCGCGTTCACCACATCCAGCTCGACGGCTACTCTGCGGTGCTGGCCCTGCACTATCTGGCCCGCGTCTACACCGAATTGCGGCAGCGGGTACCCCGGGCCCTGCCGGTGCGCGCCCTGGCGGGGCGGATCGCCCGGACGGCCGCCCGGATCCCATCACCGTTCCCCCGGCACCAGGACCTGCTCGCCGCCATCGAGGACTACGAGTCGTCCGAGCAGTACGTGCGGGACGAGGAGTTCTGGCGCCAGACCCTCCAGCGGGACTCCACGGTGGACGGCCTGGAGGGCACCACCACACGGCCGGCACGCGACGTGGTGCGCGTCCGGATCCCCCTGGCCGGTCACCAGGCTGTCTCCCTGCGCGAACAGGGCCGGAATGCCTCCCGGACGCTGATCGGCGCCATCGGCTACTACCTGTCCCGGATCACCGGACATGAACGGGTCTCCGTGGGACTGCCCGTCACGGCACGGCGGGGCCGGATCGCCAAGTCGACGCCGTCCATGCTCTCCACCATCCTTCCCCTGCCCGTGGAAGCCACCCCGGGGATGACCGTCGGCGCGCTGTTGACCTCCACGGCCGAGGCCCTGCGCGGCACGGTGGCACACCAGCAGTTCCACCCGGGACGGCTCCCCGGTGCTCCCGGACATGTCGGCCCCTCGGTCAACCTGCTTCCCCTCGTCGAGGACCTGAGACTCGGAGCGGCCACCGGATCCGTGCACATCCTCTCGACCGGGCCCGTGCACGATCTGTCCTTCGTGATCTCTGGGCTCACCAGCGACGCTGCCGAGGCTGCCCTGCTGCTCGAGGGCGACGCCGAGCTGCACACCACCTCCACTCTGCACGCCCACGGCGAACGCTTCCTCACCTTCCTGGACCGTCTCCTCGCCGCCGAGCAGGGCACCGCCCTGTCCCAGCTCCCGGTCACGCTCCCGCAGGAGGCCGGGGTGCTGCTGGAGGACGGGCTCGGTCCGCAACATCCTGACGCCGCCGAGACGGTCCTGGCCTCCTTCGCCCGCACCGTGGCCTCGCGCCCCGAGGCCACCGCCGTCGTCGGGGCGGACGGCGCGTTGACGTTCGCGGAGCTGGACTCCACCTCGAATCGGCTGGCGCACCACCTGCTGCACCGTGGGATCGGCCGCGGCGACGCCGTCGCCGTTCGCATGGAGCGTGGAGTGCAACTGCCGGTCCTGGTGCTGGCGGTCCTGAAGTCCGGGGCGGCCTACCTGCCCCTGGACCCCGCGTATCCCGTGGAGCGGGTGCACGGAATGATCGAGGACGCCGGCCCCCTGCTGCTCCTGACCACGGGTCGCCAGGCCGCCATCGACCGCTCCGCCGGGGCCGACTGGAACGTCCCATGCCTCACCGTCGACGCTGACACCGAGCCGGCCTGGCGGCGCTGCACAGACGATCCGCTGGCGCTGGTCCCCGCCGTCGGCGGAGTCACCGATGAGGACCTCGCCTACATCATCTTCACCTCCGGCAGCACCGGACGCCCCAAGGGGGTCGGCGTGCCCCGGGCGGCCCTGCGAAACCTCTTCCTCGACCACCGCAGCACGTTGTTCGAGCCCACGGAGCGACGGCTGGGACGGCCTGCCAGGGTGGCGCACACCTCCGGGCTCTCCTTCGACGCCTCCTGGGACCCGCTCCTGTGGCTGTTGGCGGGTCACCCGCTCCACCTGGTGGACGAGGAGGTCCGGCGGGATCCGCAACGACTGGCCGACTACCTGATCGACCACCGGATCGACTCGATCGAGACCACCCCTTCCTTCGTGCAGACGTTGCTGGACGCCGGGCTGTTCGATCGGGACGGCCATCCCACCGTGGTCGCCGTCGGTGGTGAGGAGGTCGGTCCTGAGGTCTGGCAACGCCTCGCCTCCCTGGACGGGGTCCACGCGGTGAACCTCTACGGTCCCACCGAGACCACCGTGGACAGCCTGGTCGCCCAGATCACGCCGGAGACGCAACCGCACCTGGGCCGTCCCGTGCGCAACAGCCGCCACTACATCCTGGATGCGGCCCTTCGACCGGTCCCCGAACGTGCCGTCGGCGAGCTGTACCTGGCCGGTGCCAATATGGCCCGCGGCTACGTGGGCCAGCCGGGCCTCAGCGCGGCACGCTTCGTGGCGGACCCCTTCGCGGCCGACGGCTCACGGATGTACCGCACCGGCGATGTCGTACGGCTCCGGCATGACGGCTCGGTCCGGTTCCTCGGGCGACTGGACGACCAGGTCAAGATCCGCGGCTACCGCGTGGAGATCGGTGAAATCGAGGGCGCGTTGCAGCGTCAGGACGGGGTGGCGCAGGCCGCCGTCGTGGTGCACGGCCGGGACGATACGGCCCGGCTGGCCGGCTACGTCACGCTGACCGATCCGGACTCCCCGGGCCTGCCGGACGGAGTCACCGTCCGGGAACGCCTGCGGCAGGCACTGCCGGATTACATGGTTCCCGGCACCGTGATGGTGCTGGAGCATCTGCCCCTCACGACGAACGGGAAGCTCGACCGACTCCGCCTGCCCGATCCCCTCGACGCATCCTCCTCCACGGGCGTCCTGGATGAGGCCCAGCGACCGAGCACGGCACGCCAGTGCCGGATCGCCGCCGCGTTCGCCGAAGTGCTCGGCCACGATGCCACCGGCACCGGGCTGGGCCTGGACGACGATTTCTTTGCCGTGGGCGGACATTCACTGCTGGCCACCCGCCTCGCGGCGGTCCTGACGGCCGAACTGGGTATGCCGGTGGCGGTGCGGGACATCTTCGAGTGCCCCACGGTGGGTGCCCTGGACCGGCGACTCGGAGAACGTCGCGACACCGCGAGTCCACTGACACTCCAGCCGATGGAGCGCCCCGAGCGGCTGCCTGTCTCCCTGACACAGCGGCGGCTCTGGTTCCTGAACCGGATGGACCCGGACTCGGCGGCCTACAACGTGCCGCTGGTACTGCAGCTGACCGGAGACCTGGACGCCCATGCCCTGCGCGGGGCCCTGGAGGATGTGGTCGGGCGGCATGAACCCCTGCGCACCGTCTTCCCCCTGCTGGACGGCGAACCGGTGCAGCAGGTGCTCGGCGCCGAGGCGGGCGCGCCACCCTTCACCGCGGTGCGCATCCCCGCTGCCAGTCTCGACGCCGCCGTCCAGGCTGAGGCGGAGCGTCCCTTCGACATCACCACCCAGACTCCCCTGCGGGCCGTCCTGCTGCAGACGGAGGAGCAGGTGCACACCCTGGTGGTGGTCATGCACCACATCGCCACGGATGGATGGTCCCTGGCTCCCTTCGCCCAGGACCTCGCCGCCTACTACGCGGCGCGCCGGAACGGCCGTGCCGCCGAGCTGCCGGATCTGGCTGTGTCCTACGCCGATTTCACCCTGTGGCAGCGCGAGCTCCTCGGGGACGGCGAAGCATTCCCTCGTCAGATGCACGAGTACTGGCAGCAGGCCCTGCAGGACGCCCCCGCCGAGATCGAGCTGCCCCGGGACCGAGCACGCGGCGAAGAGGGGGCACCGTCTGGTATGGGCGAGGTCCACCTTCCCGTGGATCCGGCTCGTCACGCCGCCCTGCGGCACCTGGCCGCCCAGCACCGCAGCAGCCTCTTCATGGTGCTTCAGTCCGCCGTCGCCGTGACCCTGAGGCAGCACGGCGCCGGGGACGACATCGTCGTGGGCACACCCGTCGCGGGCCGTGGTGACCCGGCGCTGGAACCCCTGGTCGGCTTCTTCGTCAACACCCTCGTGCTGCGCACGGACGTGGCCAACAATCCGACGCTGATCCAGGTGCTGGAGCGGGTCAGGGAGGCCAATACCCGGGCCTACGGACACCAGGACCTGCCCTTCGATGCCGTGGTCGATGCGGTGAACCCGCCCCGGGTGGCCGGACGCCACCCGGTGTTCCAGGTGATGCTGACGCTGCAGAACACCCCGCCGGCGGTGCTGGACCTGGACGGGGTCAACGTCACCGTGCCCGCCCAGATGACGAGCGCCGGAGTCAAGACGGACCTGATGATCGATGTCAGCACCCCCGAGGGTGAGGACGGGCAGCTGCAGGTGGTGCTGGGTTACGACCGCGCCCTGTTCGAGCCCGGCACGGGCCAGCGGATCCTCGACGCCCTGGACCGGGTGCTCACGGCCTTGGCCACCTCGGCGCAGCGCCACCTGTCCGAGCTCGACACGGTGGGACCGGCCACGCGCAACCGGCTGGAGGAATGGGGACAGGGGCCGTCCGTACCGGCGCCCAGCACCCTTCTGGAGACCTTCGAACGGTCTGCCGCACGCCATGCCCAGGAGACAGCCGTGCAGGACGACGCCGGACGGATGACCTTCGGCGAGCTGCTGGAGGCCGTCGACCAGGTGGCCGGTGGCCTCGTGGCCCACGGGGTGGACCCCGGCGACCGGGTGCTGGTCTGCCTGCCGCGGTCCGCCCAGGCACTGGTCAGCATGCTGGCCACCCTGCGCGTCGGCGCGGTCGCGGTGCCAGTGGACGTCTCCTATCCGGCCGCCCGGATCGCGCACATCACCACCAGCGCCGCGCCGCGGCTGGTGATCGGTGAAGACGCTCCCGACGCGGATCCGCCCCGGGTGGGGCCGGACACGCTCCGCACCGCCGGTGCCCGGAGTCGGCGGCCGCTGCCGGCCACGCCCGGTCTCGAGGACACCGCCTACCTGGTCCACACCTCCGGCACCACGGGCACGCCCAAGGGCGTGCAGGTACCGCACCGTGCCCTGGCCAATCTCCTGGCGCACCATCGGCGCACCATCATCGACGCCGGCCAGCAGCTCGGCGCTCCGGACCTGCCCCGCATGCTGCACCTGACGGGACTGGGCTTCGACGCCGCCTGGGACCCGATCCTGTGGCTCGTGGCCGGGACCACCCTCGTCCTGCCCTCGGAGGCGGAGCGGGTGGACGCCCAGGCCGTGGTGGAGGCGCTGGCCACCGTGGACGTCGTGGAGACCACTCCCTCCTACGCCCAGCAATTGCTCGCCATCGGGCTCGAGGACGTTCTCCAGGAGCAGGACCGTACCCTGCTGCTGGCCCTGGGCGGGGAACCCCTGCCCGCCGCCCTGTGGGATCGCGTGGCCGCATCCCCCGTGCTCCACGGCTGGAACCTGTACGGTCCCAGCGAATTCACGGTGGACGCTTTCATGGCACCCATCGAGTCCGGCCGCCCTCATCTGGGCTCCCCCGTGGCGAACCTCACCGCACGCGTCCTCGACTCCACCCTCGCCCCGGTCCCCCCGGGTGTCGCCGGTGAGCTGTACCTGAGCGGGCCGGCCGAGGCCCACGGCTACCGTGGTCGCCCCGGGGAGACGGCGGCCCGGTTCGTGGCCGACCCCTTCGCCCAGGACCCGGGCGCCCGGATGTACCGGACCGGGGACCTGGTGCGCCGATCGGCTGACGGGTCCCTGGAGTTCCTGCGCCGCAACGACAGCCAGGTCAAGATCCGCGGCTACCGGATCGAACCGGCCGAGGTCGAGGCCGTGCTGGAGCGGCTGGACGGGGTGACGTCCGCCATTGTGCGGGTGGTGGCCCCCGGTGGCTCCGGGACCGAACAGCTGGCGGCCTGGCTGGTCGGCTCCCGGGACCCTGACGAGGCTCGTCGGGCTGCTGCCCTGGAACTTCCTCCCTACTTGGTGCCCACCCGGGCGATGACGATCCCGGTGGTGCCCTTGACCGCCCACGGGAAGATCGATGAGGCGGCCCTGCCGGATCCCCTGGCGGACCTCCGAGATGGAACGGCCGGAGCCTCTTCCACGGCGCCCGTCACGGAGGCGGAGCGTGCCGTGTGCTCGGTGATGGGCGAGGTGCTCGGCGTCACGGAGGTCAGCATGGACGATGACTTCTTCGCCTTGGGCGGCCACTCCCTGCTGGCGGTCACCCTGGTGGGACGCCTGCAGCAGGAGGCCGGGCTGCACCTGCCCCTGCGGACGGTGTTCGAGGCGCCCACGCCGGCGCTGATGCTCGCCGCCGCCGGCGGGGACGGGTCCGAGGTCCGGGACGTCGAGACATCGGCCGGATCGGACGGATCTGCCGGGACCGTGTCCCTCAGCCAGTGGGTGGACGCCCACCCCCATGACCCGGCAGCTCCGCTGCCGCCGACCGCGGGCCAGGCCCGGTTGTGGTTCCTCAACCAACTGGAATCGGGCACCGCCGAGTACAACGTGGTGGTGCGGATGCGCCTGGAGGGGGCTCTGGAACCGGATGCCCTGGAGGCCGCCTTGCGGGACGTCGTCGGGCGCCACGAGGTTTTGCGGACCGTCTACCCGTCAGTGCAGGGCTCACCCGTGCAGCGCGTCGGCCCCGTGCCGGATCGGCTGTTCGATGACGGCCCCGTGGACATCACGGCCGGATTCGACCTCACCCACGAGCCGCCCCTGCGGGCAGCGCTGATCCCGGAGGGTGAGCAGAGCTGGCGGCTGGAGCTGGTCATCCACCACATCGCCACTGACGGGGCGTCACTGCGGCCCCTGGTCCGCGACCTCGCCACGGCCTATGCGGCCCGGGTCTCCTCGGGTCTCGCCCTGAGCCGGCCGCTGCGGGTGCAGATGGCCGACGTCGCCCGGCGCCAGGTGGCCGACGGCACCGGGCCGGAAGCCCTGGCCCGCTGGGTCCACCGGCTGGACGGCGCACCCCAGGAGCTGGACCTCCCGGCCGACGGACGGCGGCGGGACACCGGTGCACAGCCGGCGGCCCAGTACCGCTTCGAGATTCCCGGTGAGCTGGCCGGCCGCCTGGGCCGGGTGGCCTCCGGCCGTTCCGCCAGTGGCTTCCACGCCTGGCTGGCGTCCCTGGCCGCGTACCTGTACCGCATCGGGGCCGGCGACGACCTCGTCATCGGTTCACCCTCCGCCGGCCGCTCCGACCCGGACGTGCTGGACATGGTGGGGTTCTTCGTCAACACCCTTCCGCTGCGGCTGTCACTGCAGGAGGGCCGGCTCAGCTTCGCAGAGGCCGTGGACCTGGCCCGTCAGGTCACGCTGGAGGCGCTGGAGGACGAACAGGTGCCCTTCGAGCAGATCGTGGAGGAGCTCTCCCCCGAACGCCGGCTGGGCCGTCATCCGCTGTTCCAGACCATGCTCTCGGTCGAGGAGCCCACCGACCTGGTGCCGGAGCTTCCCGGCGTCACGGCCACGCCGTTGCCCTCGGAATCCACCGGCCACGCCAAACTGGACCTGTCCATCACCCTCCGTCCCCGCGGTGGTGACGACCCCACCGTGGACGCCGTGCTGGAGTACAACAGCTCGCTGTTCAGCGCCGCGGCCGTCCGCGGACTGATGGACCGCTGGCTGGTCTTCCTGGAAGAGGTCGCCTCGGCACCGCACCGGTCCCTCGCCCATACGCCGATGGCCGGGGCCGCCACGCGCCTGGAGCCGTGGGCGTCCGAGGAGGACGCGGTGCCGGTGCTGGAGCACTTCGCCCAGACCGTCCGCCGCCAGCCGCATTCCACGGCCCTCGTCGACTCCACGGAGGCCGTCGACTACGCCAGCCTGTGGACCCGGGTCGGCGCACTCGCTGCCGGCCTGCGGGCCCGGCACGTCCGCCGTGGCGACGCGGTGGCCCTCTGCCTGCCCCGTTCCGTGGACACGGTGGCGGCGCTCCTGGCCGTCTGGCAGGCCGGGGCGGTGGCCGTGCCGGTGGACTCGACCCTGCCGTCGGCCCGCCTGGCGGACATGATGGCCGACGCCGGCACCCGCCTGGTGCTGCACGGCCCGGATTCCGGCCGCGCACCGGAGGATCCCTCGACCGCTCAGATCGCCGCGGACGCGGCCCGGCAGGCCGGCCTGGCTCCCGATCAGGTGCTCGGTACGGACCAGCTGGCTCAGGCCCCCGCCCCGGGCACCGAGGCGGCAGCGAACCCATCCGGGCCGGGCTCGGCACCGGAGGCGCCGGCACCGGGGGATCCGGCCTACGTGATCTTCACCTCCGGCACCACCGGCCGTCCGAAGGGCGTCCAGGTGCCCCACTCCGCCCTGGCCCGGCTGCTCGCCTCACACCGCGCCACCGTGATGCCGGACGCCCAGGACGCAGAAGGCGCACCGGGTGCCCGGGCGAGGATGGCCCACACCACCGGCGTCGGCTTCGACGCCGCCCTGGACCCGGTGCTCTGGGCCGTCGCCGGGCATGAGGTGCACGTGGTCCCGGACCAGACCCGGCGGGACCCGGAGGCTCTGGTGGCGTATTTCCGTGCCCACCGGATCAGCGCCTGGGAGACGACCCCGAGCTACGTCTCCGCCGTGCGCTCCGCCACCGACCTCGACGGCTACCTGGACGATCCGGACACCCCCGAGGTCACCCTGCTTCTCGGTGGGGAACCGGTGGATCCGGAGCTCTGGGCCTGGCTGCGCCGCCTCCGGCGTACCCGCAGCTGGAATCTCTATGGCCCGACCGAGGCCGGCGTGGACGCCCTGGTGGCCGAGGTGGCGGGAGACCCAGCACCAGAGCTGGGCTCCCCCACCGCCGCCATGCGCGCGTATGTGCTGGACGGCCGCCTGCAGCCGGTGCCCGCGGGGTCGACCGGCGAACTCTGGCTGGCCGGCCCGCAACTGGCCCACGGCTACCGGGGGCGCCCCGGGGAGACGGCCGCCCGGTTCGTCCCGGATCCGTTCGCCGCGGATGGCAGCCGGATGTACCGCACCGGCGACCTGGTGGCGGCACGCCCGGCCTCTGGCGCCATGACCGGCCCGGAGACCGGTGAGGATCTCCCGGCACCGTCCACGGCGGATGCTTCCGGCGGGCGGCTGCGGGTCAGGATGATCGGCCGGGCGGACGGCCAGGTCAAGATCCGTGGTCATCGGGTGGAGCCGGCCGAGGTGGAGTCACTGTTGCGCTCCACCGGTGTGGCCGCCCAGGCGGTGGTGCGTGCCCGGCAGACGGACCAGGGCACCGTCCTCGTGGCCTGGGTGGTCCCCGCCGCCCACGGTGAGCGTGGAGTGGACGGTGCCGGGGTGGTCGATGGCGGTGCAGGTGGCGAGTCCGAGGACCTCTTCCGGTCCGCCGTCGTCGCCGCCCTCCAGAACCGGGTTCCGGCCTACATGGTCCCGGCAGCGGTGGCGGTGGTCAGCGAGATACCGCTCACCGCCAACGGAAAGGTGGACGAACGGGCACTGCCCGAGGCGCAATCCCGGAGTGGTTCGGGCCGGGCCCCGGAGGGCCGGTCCGAACAGGCCGTGGCCGCTGCCTTCACGCAGGTGCTGGGCGTCCCCGACGTCTCGGCGGACGATTCGTTCTTCGACCTCGGCGGGCACTCCTTCGTGGCCCAACCGACCATCGCGGCTCTCAACGCCGCCCTGGGCACCACGCTGCCGGTACGGGCGCTCTTCCAGGCCCCGACCGTGGCCGGTCTGGCCGCCCTCGCCACCTCCGGCGCTGATTCGGTGGCCGCGAGCCTGCGGCCGGTGCTGCCCCTGCGTCCTGACGGGCGTGGTGAACCGCTGTTCGCGGTGCACCCGGGCAACGGACTGGCCTGGTCCTACTCCGCCCTCGCCGACCGGCTGGACACGGACCGTCCCATCATGGGCCTGCAGATGGGCGGGATCTCCCCGGAGGCCCCGGCCGAGGGCGAGCCGGAGACCCTGGCGGAACTGGTGGACCGGTACGTGCGCGTCATCCGCGGCATCCAGCCTGACGGCCCCTACCACCTGGTGGGCTGGTCGCTCGGGGGGCGGTTGGCCCACGCCATCGCCGCTGCCCTGCAGTCGGCGGGGCAGCGGGTCGGACTGCTGGCCGTGCTGGATGCCTATCCGGCCGGTCACTCGATGGCCGGCGTCGAGGACTCCCAGGCCCTGTGGCACGCTTTCCTGGCGGCCAATGGTGTGGCCACTGACCCCGCGGACCGGCTGACGGCCGCGTCCGTCCGGGACCGGCTGCAGCAGGCCGGGAGTCCACTGGGAGAGGTCCCCGAGGACAGCATCGACCGCATCGTCCGTCGTTTCCGGTCCATCGGATCCCTTCTCGATGCCACCCCGGTACCCATGTTCGAGGGTGACCTGGTCCTCTTCGAGGCGACCCGGGACGTGCCGGCCGACCGGCCCGCTCCGGAATCCTGGCGATGCCATGTCTCCGGACGAGTCCAGCACCATCGTCTGGCCGCCTCTCACGATGGCCTGCTCAGCACGGCGGAGTCCCTGCGGACCCTGACCGAGATCCTGCAGCTCGAACTGCCGTGA